GGCGCCGCCGGTGCAGCCGAGATAGACTTCATTGACGAAGGGCTGGCCGTCATGGACTCCGGAGACGACACCTGAAGAAGCTGGAATGCAGGCGCCCGATTCGGCCATGCCGAGACCGTCGCCGAGCTCCGCGATGGCGCATTGCACCGGATTGGAGACCCGGTCGGCGAGATTGGTGGTGGCCACCGAGCAGGAGGTCGGGTGCTTCGGTAGACCGACGGCGCTGTTCTCCTTCAGCAGCACCGAGATGCGGCGGAAGCTGCCTTCGTTCTTCGGCACCGTATGGTCGATGGAATTGAAGATGCCGACCATCGGCGCCGAGCGCGCGCAGGCTTCCGAGAGATTGAGGCCATTCTCCAGGCAGCCGATATTGTCGCGTACATCGACCTCGATGCGCTCGGCCTCAGGGTCGATGTCGACGGTGACGGTGACCTCGACGCCATCCGGAGGCGTAGCCGGGAAGGGATCGTGCCGGCTCTTGCGCGTGATGCGGCCCTTGGGCATGCCGCGTATCGCGGCGCGCATGCGCTCCTCGCTGTAGTCGAACCAGGCGCTGGCATAGTCCTCGAGCGCCTGCCAGCCGACTTCGCGGCCTAAGGCCAGGATCTCGCGCTCGCCGACGCGCGCCGCGCCCAAGGTGGCGAGATAGTCGCCCCACCATTGCTCGGGCACCCGGATGCGCAACTGGCACATGCGCACGAGGTCCATCTGATGCTGATAGTCGCTCTGGATCTTGACCGCCGGAAAGATCAGGGCGCCCTCGGCATAGACGTCCTTGGCCGCTCCCATATAGGTGCTCGGCAGCGAATTGCCGCAATCGGCCTGATGTCCCTTGGCGAGGACGGTGAAGCGATGGATGCCGTCGTCGTCGATCACCGGCACCAGGATGCTGTGATCGGCCGGATGGGTGCAGCCATGATAGGGTGAATTGTGCAGGTAGGCATCGCCGCGGCGGAGCTGCGGATGATTGTCGGTCATCGTCTTGCACATGACCTCCGGCCCGCGCAGCACATGGATGGGCAGGCTGTCGGAGGCGGTCAGCAGTTCATGCCGGGCGGTGAGAATCACGCAGGAGAAGTCCCGCGCGATGGTGAGGATGCCCGAGCGCCCGGTGCGGTGCAGCGTATTGGCCATTTTGCGCGCCACGCCCTCGAAGCGGGCGGTGAGCACGGCGAGCTGGACGCGGTTCATGGCGTTCGATGGATTGTCGCGCATGCGTCTCCCTAAGCTCCGATATCGATGACGAGCGTGCCGGACCGATCGCGCGCTACGCGGGCGCCCGGGTCGATTACGATCGAAGTGAAGCCGGATTCGAGAATGGCCGGCCCCTCGACCACGGCATCGCCGGCAAGCGCGTCGATGCTGGCGACCTTGGCCTTCACCCAGCCGCTATCCTTGAAATAGACCTGACGATCCTGGCCGATCGCGCCGTCCTGCTGGTGCCGCATGCGGCCCGGCGCCGTGGCCCCGAGGCGGCAATGCACCGCCGCCGCCCAGCCGATCGTCTCGATCGAGGAGGCCTCGTCGCTCACCGCGAATATGTCCTGATGCGTCTTGTGGAAATCGGCGACGAGCCGGGTGACATCGGCGTTCTCCTGGAAGCGGCTCACGCACAACGGCACTTCGATTTCCCATGCCTGGTCGGGATAACGGGCTTCCGTCGACCAGTCGATGCCGACAAAGATCGCATCGGGCCCGATCTGCCGGCGGAACGCTTCGCAATGCGCCTCGAGATCGGCGAGCACCTTGTTCACCGCGGCGAAATCGAAATCCTTGCTCGTGGCATACAGCATCGCCTGGTGATAGGCGACGAGATCCGACACCAGCGCGCCCGCCGCGGCGAGCGCGGCACCCGTCTCGGGCACCAGCACCGTGCGGCAGCCGAGCCGGCGTCCGATCGCGACGCAATTCAACCCCGCAGCACCACCGCCGGCGACGAAGGCCGCTTCGCGCGGATCGATGCCCTGATTGACCGTGATGTCGAGTATGGCCTGCACCATGTGCTCGGTGGCAAGCTCGATGATCGCATCAGCGGCCGCCTCGACGCTCTGGCCGAGAGGCGAAGCGACATCGCGCTGGATCGCCGCCTCGGCCGCCTCGCGGTCGAGCTTCATCCTGCCGCCGAGAAAATGCAGGGGATCGATGATGCCCAGCGCCACCGAGGCGTCGGTCACCGTCGGGCGCGTGCCGCCGCGGCCATAAGCGGCGGGCCCGGGCACAGCGCCTGCGCTGATCGGCCCGACATGCAGAAGGCCGCCGTCATCGACCCAGGCGATCGAGCCGCCGCCGGCGCCGATGCTCTTGGTGTCGACCGACGGCATGCCGGTGAGATGGCTGGAGAAGGGCTTGCCGAGCCAGGTCTCGCGCGTGCGCGGGATGCGCCCGTTGCGCACCAGCGACACATCGAAGGTCGTGCCGCCGGTGTCGCCGACGATCAGCGTGTCCGTGTCGCCGCCGCTGCAATAGGCCCTGGCGCCGACCGGCGCCATGCTCGGGCCGGAATTGATGAGATGCACCGGCTGCTCGGCCACTTCGGCGGCGTCCATCACGCCACCTTGCGAGGACACCACCAGGAGCCTTCCGGCAAAGCCGACATCGCTGAGGCGCCGGTCGAGGCCACGCATATAGCTGCCCATGATCGGCTTCAGCGCGGCATCGATGGCGGTCGACATGGCGCGTCGATATTCGCGGATGGAGGGATTGATCCGGTGCGACAGCGTGAAGGGCATGCCGGGCAGATGTTTCTCGATCAGCCGGCCGACCGCGAGCTCGTGCTCAGGGTTGACGATCGACCACAGGAGGCAGACGGCGATCGCCTCGACGCCTTTGCCGGGGAGCTCCTTCAACAGGGCGGCGAGCTTCGCCGCGTTGAGAGGCGTGCGCACCTCCCCCGAGGCCATGATGCGTTCCTCGATCTCGAAGGTGAGTGCCTTAGGGATGAAGGGTTCGGGGTAAGGGATAGTGAAATTGAACGCATCCTGGCGCCCGCCCTCGCGGAAGACCAAAGTGTCGGGATGGCCCTCGGTGGTGAGGAAGGCGGTGCGCGCGGTGCGTCCGGTGACGATGGCGTTGATCGCATGCGTGGTGCCATGCACCAGCACCTCACCCTGCGCCAGATAATCGGCGAGCTTCTCGCCCTTGGCGGCGGCGGCAACCTTCAGCACATCGATGACGCCGGCCACCGGATCGGCGGGTGTCGTCGGAGCCTTATGCATGGTGAGGCTGCCATCCGCTTCGCCGACAATGAGATCGGTGAAAGTGCCGCCGGTATCGATGGCGAAGCGCAAGCTGGCGGGAGCCGTCATGGCCGACCTCAGAGTACGCCGTATTTTTCGTAGACTTCGGCAAGGAGACGCCCGGCGCGCAGTTCGTCGCGCGTGCGATTCTCGCGCGTGACCTTGTCGAGCGCTTTGGTGAAGACTTCGTCGGCCACGCCTTGTGGGATGATGACGACACCGTCGATATCACCGAATACCCAGTCGCCGGCGGTGACCCGGACGCCGGCGCAATCGATCGGGCGATCCATCTCGATCATCCGGCAGCGGCCGCGGCTGTCGAGCGGGCCGATGCCGCCATGGAAGACGGGAAATTTCATCGCCTTGATGTGGCGCACGTCGCGCACCAGCCCGTCGGTGACGCAGGCCACGGCGCCGCGCGCGGTGGCCGCTGTCGACAGGAGCTCGCCCCATGGCGCGATGCGGTCGGTCGGCCCGCCGCAGGCGACGACCGCCACATCGCCGGGCTTGAGATCGTCGACCAGGCGAATTTCCAGCTCATAGGGATTTTCGCCCTCGAGAACCGAATAGGTGTTGGTGAAAAGCGCGGTGCGGGCGCGGCCGACGAAGATCAGCGTGTCGTCGACGGGCCGCACGAAGGGACGCATCGCCTGCGTGGTCAGTCCCATCTCGTCCATCACGTCGGAAAGGACGGCCGTATAGAGATGCTCGCGGAGCGTGGCGGTGGCATGCATGAGGTGATCTCGCGATTTAAGGTATAAAACGTTAAAGCTAAAATCACGAACTCGTCAAGGGCGCCATCTTGGAAGGTATTGCGTTGGCGCTCTCGAATGGCAACAAGACACCATATTTTTCGGCAATACGCAGCGCTTGACATTTTTTCTGAAGCGCGGTCTATTTTATCTGTAACGATAAAGTAGGCTTGCCGGGTCGAGAGCGGCGATCCGAACTTCGTCCAAGCAGAGCGGGACAATGTCTGAACTGGCGACTAGCGGACCTGGGACAGCCTCCGACCCCATCCTGACTCTGGCCAATGTGCGGCAGAGCTATTCCGGCGTGCTCGCCTTGCGGGGCATTTCCCTCGACGTCGCCAAAGGCGAGTTCCTGACCTTGCTGGGCCCGTCGGGGTCCGGCAAATCCACGCTGCTGCGCGTCATTGCCGGGCTGGAGGAACCTGATTCCGCCGATGCGATGCGCCTGAACGGCCGCTCGATCGCGGGCGTGCCGCCCGAGGCGCGCAATGTCTCGACGGTCTTCCAGCATTACGCGCTGTTTCCGCATATGAGCGTCGGCGAGAATGTCGAATACAGCCTGCGCATCCGCAAGGTGACGCCAGAGGAGCGCCGCCGCCGCGCCGAAGCAGCCTTGGCCTTGGTACGCCTGCCCGACAAATATGATCGCCGCATCCATCAATTGAGCGGTGGCGAAAGACAACGCGTGGCGCTGGCGCGTTCACTGGTCATGGGCCCCGACATCCTGCTTCTCGACGAGCCATTGGGCGCCCTCGACGAGCGCCTGCGCCTCGACATGCAGCTCGAGCTCATCGAGCTGCGCCGCAAGACCGGCGCCACCTTCATCCTGGTTACCCACAGCCAGGAGGAAGCCATCACCATGAGCGACCGCATCGTGCTGATGCGCGCCGGCACGATCGAGCAGATGGGAAGCCCGCGCGACCTGTTCGCCAGTCCCGCCAGCGAATTCGCCGCGCGCTTCATGGGATTCGAGAATGTCCTGCGCGGCCGTATTGTTCGCGTGTCGGCCCGGGACGCCGAAATCGACATCGCCGGCGCGACGGTCCGCGGCCGTGTCGTCGCCAGGGACTTGCGTCCCGGCGATACCGCCTTCGCCGCCATTCGGGCCGAACATATCCACATCGCGAAGGCCGCCGACCGCACCAATCATCTGCGCGGCAGGGCCGGCGCTCCCGTCTACAAGGGCCGTTTCACCGACGTGCCGTTCAAGAGTCCGGTCGGGGAGATGATGGTCCGTCTCGACGGCGCCGAGGATGTGCTGCCGCCAGCTGCCGATTTGAGTTTCGCACCCGAGAACTGCGTGATCGGCAGCATCGGGCCCGAAAGCGCAGGCCAACAAGAAACATCATCGAAAGGGAAGAAACATGACTGAACGCAGGAAGGGCCGGCCATTGAACCGGCGCGCGGTGCTCAAGACCCTTGCCGCCGGCGTCGGCGCGCTCGCCGCGCCTTCGCTCATCCACCACAGCATCAGGCGCGCGCGTGCCGCACCTGGCACCATCCGCATGATGGGCGGACCGACGGTGGCGCTCAAGGATTGGAGCCAGTTCGAGAAGGACACCGGCCTCAAGATGGAGTTCACCTCCTTCAATGTCGACGATGTGGGCGCCCTCTATAACGAGATCCTCGCTAATGACGCGGGCGAGCGCTTCGATCTCATCAACACGCTGGCGGGCGTCCAGAAGCCGATGGTCAAGCAGGGCCAGGTGGCGCAGCTCGACACGTCGCGCCTCAAGAATTATGCCGGCATCGCCGACAGCGTGAAGCGCAGCCCGGTGCTTTATGCCGGCGACGACAAGGACTGGGCCGCGCCGCTCTACTACAATGCCGACAGCTTCGGTTATTATCCCGAGAAGCTCGGCCTCATCCGCCCGCCGGAAGCGCTCAACTGGGACATCCTGCTCAACAACGAGAAGACGCTCGGCAAGGCGTCGATCGACGGCGACAATATCGCGCTGATGATCGGCGGCATGTATCTGAAGGACCGCAAGCTCGCCGAGATCGCCGATCCCGCCAATATGACGGCCAGCGAAGTGAAGACCGCCGCCGACTAAATGATCGAGCGCAAGAAGGCCGGGCAGTTCCGCAATCTGTGGAAGACCTATGACGAGCAGATCGCCAATTTCGTCAATGGCGAGGTGCTGGTGCAGCGTTGTTGGGAGCCGGCGGTGAAGGATGTCAAGGGCCGCGGCCACGACGTCGAATACGCGACCTGCAGCGATTTCCACATCAACTGGATGCATGCGACCTCGATCCCCGTGCAGGCGGCCGAGCGCGAGAATATCGAGGAGATCTATCGCGCCCTAGACTGGTTTCTCGGCGGCTCCTATGCCGCCGAACTCGCGGTCCTGCGCGGCTATACCGGATCGCGCATGGATCTGGGCCTCGAATACGCCAAAGCGGCCGGCTGGCCCGCGGACAAGGTCGCCGCAGTCGAAGCCAATATCGTCAAGGTCAAGACCAAGTTCCTCAACCCGAACTACTGGATCGGCGGCGCACCCGACGATCTGGCGGCACATGACGCCGAAATGGCGCGTTTCCGCAACGCGTGATATCAGCGCGTGATCAGAAAAAGTGGCTACCGGTTTTCCTCTGATCACGCGCCAAATTAGAAACTTGATCACGTTCATCCGTTCGGGTCGGTCCGACCCTGAACGGATCGTGATCGGCGCGGGGCTGGTCTCCGGCTCCGCCCGCATTCCTTAAGGAAGCGATCATGTCCGCCATGCGCAAAGGCCAGGCTGGCACCGGCGTCGAGCAGGCGGCGATCGGCACCCTCACCGTGCTGTGGGTCCTGGGCGTCCTCCTGCCCATTCTGTCGCTCCTGGTGATCTCCTTCATCCAAGGCAAGGGGCTGGGCTTCGTCTGGGCCTTATCCACCAAGGCCTATGCCGACATCCTGGTCGACTTCCGCATCGAGATCGTGCTGCGGACCTTGCGCATCGTGGTGGTCGTGACCCTCATCGAATTGCTGCTCGCCTTTCCCTTTGCGCTGTGGCTCGCCAAGGGGATGAAGCCGGGCTGGCTCAAATCCACCCTTCTCATTTTGCTCGTCGTCCCGTTCTTTCTGAGCCCCGCCGCGCGTACCATCGTCTGGCGCTCGATCCTTGGCAGCGAAGGGCTCGTCAACATCTTCCTTGCCCAGACGGGCATTTCGCCCGACCCCGTGGGCTGGCTGCTGTTCTCCGAATTCTCGGTGCATCTGGGCCTGATCGGTCCCTATTTTCCGTCCATGGTCTGGCCGCTCTTCATATCCTTCTCTCTGATCGACGATGAGCTGATCAAGGCGAGCCGCGATCTCGGCGCCGATGCCTTCACGACGTTACGCCATGTCGTCGTGCCGCTGGCATCGCCCGGCATCGCCGCCGGCCTCGTCTTCACCGCCATTCCGATGCTCGGCGACAATGTCGCCTCGACGCTTCTGGGTGGCGGCAATGTGGCGCTCATCGCCGAAACCTTCGACGACCTGATCCGCGCGATGAACTATCCGGGTGCGGCCGCGCTGGCGTCGCTTCTCGTCCTCGCCATGCTGCTGGCTTTCCTTATCGCGCGCCTGGTACTGGCGCGCCGGCAGGCGGCGGAAGGCGGGATATTTGCGGGGATGCAGTCGTGAGCGGACGGAACAGCCTGCCGCCGGCCGGTCTCTTCACCCGCAACGGGGTGAGGTTCGCGGTCGCCTGCGGCGTCTTCGCCATGGTCCTGCTTTATCTGCCGATCCTCGGTCTTGTCCTTTTGTCCTTCAGCGCGCAGCCCTTGACCGGCATCCCCTGGCCGCTGACGATTGAATGGTATGCCTCGCTTTTCGAGGGTGAAAACTCCAGATGGACGCGGCCGCTCGCCACCAGCGTCGGCATCGGCCTTCTCGTCTCGTTCAACGCCACTGCCGCGGCGCTGCTGATCGGCCGCGCCGTCCCGCTGGCGCACCGCCGCGGCGGTCTGCTCGCCACCTATCTGTCGGTGATC
This genomic stretch from Nordella sp. HKS 07 harbors:
- a CDS encoding hydantoinase B/oxoprolinase family protein, giving the protein MRDNPSNAMNRVQLAVLTARFEGVARKMANTLHRTGRSGILTIARDFSCVILTARHELLTASDSLPIHVLRGPEVMCKTMTDNHPQLRRGDAYLHNSPYHGCTHPADHSILVPVIDDDGIHRFTVLAKGHQADCGNSLPSTYMGAAKDVYAEGALIFPAVKIQSDYQHQMDLVRMCQLRIRVPEQWWGDYLATLGAARVGEREILALGREVGWQALEDYASAWFDYSEERMRAAIRGMPKGRITRKSRHDPFPATPPDGVEVTVTVDIDPEAERIEVDVRDNIGCLENGLNLSEACARSAPMVGIFNSIDHTVPKNEGSFRRISVLLKENSAVGLPKHPTSCSVATTNLADRVSNPVQCAIAELGDGLGMAESGACIPASSGVVSGVHDGQPFVNEVYLGCTGGAGAPSTDGWLTIMHTGNAGMCYQDSIEIDELRHPIFVKARRLMADTEGAGRFRGAVSAYSEFSPVGCAMTVAYVSDGNVNPARGVRGGLSGAPSAQYVRRAGGALEPTPGCAEVLVQPDEAMVSISCGGGGYGPPEARDPALVLRDVREGWVSRARAESVYRVAVTDALELDAARTANLRKG
- a CDS encoding hydantoinase/oxoprolinase family protein, which gives rise to MTAPASLRFAIDTGGTFTDLIVGEADGSLTMHKAPTTPADPVAGVIDVLKVAAAAKGEKLADYLAQGEVLVHGTTHAINAIVTGRTARTAFLTTEGHPDTLVFREGGRQDAFNFTIPYPEPFIPKALTFEIEERIMASGEVRTPLNAAKLAALLKELPGKGVEAIAVCLLWSIVNPEHELAVGRLIEKHLPGMPFTLSHRINPSIREYRRAMSTAIDAALKPIMGSYMRGLDRRLSDVGFAGRLLVVSSQGGVMDAAEVAEQPVHLINSGPSMAPVGARAYCSGGDTDTLIVGDTGGTTFDVSLVRNGRIPRTRETWLGKPFSSHLTGMPSVDTKSIGAGGGSIAWVDDGGLLHVGPISAGAVPGPAAYGRGGTRPTVTDASVALGIIDPLHFLGGRMKLDREAAEAAIQRDVASPLGQSVEAAADAIIELATEHMVQAILDITVNQGIDPREAAFVAGGGAAGLNCVAIGRRLGCRTVLVPETGAALAAAGALVSDLVAYHQAMLYATSKDFDFAAVNKVLADLEAHCEAFRRQIGPDAIFVGIDWSTEARYPDQAWEIEVPLCVSRFQENADVTRLVADFHKTHQDIFAVSDEASSIETIGWAAAVHCRLGATAPGRMRHQQDGAIGQDRQVYFKDSGWVKAKVASIDALAGDAVVEGPAILESGFTSIVIDPGARVARDRSGTLVIDIGA
- a CDS encoding RraA family protein, yielding MHATATLREHLYTAVLSDVMDEMGLTTQAMRPFVRPVDDTLIFVGRARTALFTNTYSVLEGENPYELEIRLVDDLKPGDVAVVACGGPTDRIAPWGELLSTAATARGAVACVTDGLVRDVRHIKAMKFPVFHGGIGPLDSRGRCRMIEMDRPIDCAGVRVTAGDWVFGDIDGVVIIPQGVADEVFTKALDKVTRENRTRDELRAGRLLAEVYEKYGVL
- a CDS encoding ABC transporter ATP-binding protein → MSELATSGPGTASDPILTLANVRQSYSGVLALRGISLDVAKGEFLTLLGPSGSGKSTLLRVIAGLEEPDSADAMRLNGRSIAGVPPEARNVSTVFQHYALFPHMSVGENVEYSLRIRKVTPEERRRRAEAALALVRLPDKYDRRIHQLSGGERQRVALARSLVMGPDILLLDEPLGALDERLRLDMQLELIELRRKTGATFILVTHSQEEAITMSDRIVLMRAGTIEQMGSPRDLFASPASEFAARFMGFENVLRGRIVRVSARDAEIDIAGATVRGRVVARDLRPGDTAFAAIRAEHIHIAKAADRTNHLRGRAGAPVYKGRFTDVPFKSPVGEMMVRLDGAEDVLPPAADLSFAPENCVIGSIGPESAGQQETSSKGKKHD
- a CDS encoding ABC transporter permease, yielding MSAMRKGQAGTGVEQAAIGTLTVLWVLGVLLPILSLLVISFIQGKGLGFVWALSTKAYADILVDFRIEIVLRTLRIVVVVTLIELLLAFPFALWLAKGMKPGWLKSTLLILLVVPFFLSPAARTIVWRSILGSEGLVNIFLAQTGISPDPVGWLLFSEFSVHLGLIGPYFPSMVWPLFISFSLIDDELIKASRDLGADAFTTLRHVVVPLASPGIAAGLVFTAIPMLGDNVASTLLGGGNVALIAETFDDLIRAMNYPGAAALASLLVLAMLLAFLIARLVLARRQAAEGGIFAGMQS